A genomic segment from Desulfurobacterium pacificum encodes:
- the ispD gene encoding 2-C-methyl-D-erythritol 4-phosphate cytidylyltransferase — protein sequence MRYAVIPAAGLGRRFGGKKQFFEINGVPVIEYTLRVFEKSELVHGIVLVLPAKDLEFGEKLKEKFKKIKYVVPGGEERQSSVFKGLKAIENEGVDEVLIHDGVRPLVSQSLVRELVVALSDYEVDGVIPGLKPRDTVKVVGAPLERGDFFVERTLDRDKLVLVQTPQVFMYEVILKCHERAVGEDFWATDDSALLERYGYSVVTIPGEPFNIKITTKEDVKLAEFFLSYSANSL from the coding sequence GTGAGATACGCTGTAATACCTGCTGCCGGGCTGGGCAGGAGGTTTGGTGGAAAGAAGCAGTTTTTTGAGATTAACGGCGTTCCTGTAATTGAGTACACTTTGAGAGTTTTTGAAAAAAGTGAGCTTGTTCACGGTATAGTTTTGGTTCTGCCTGCCAAGGATTTGGAATTTGGGGAAAAGCTAAAGGAGAAGTTTAAGAAGATTAAGTACGTCGTTCCTGGAGGAGAGGAAAGACAGAGTTCTGTTTTTAAGGGTTTAAAGGCGATTGAGAATGAGGGAGTTGATGAGGTTTTAATACATGACGGCGTAAGACCTTTGGTTTCTCAGTCGCTTGTTAGAGAGTTGGTTGTCGCTTTGTCCGATTATGAGGTTGATGGCGTTATTCCCGGTTTGAAACCAAGGGATACAGTTAAGGTCGTTGGGGCGCCGCTTGAGAGGGGGGATTTTTTTGTGGAGAGAACTCTGGACAGGGATAAGTTAGTTTTAGTTCAAACGCCGCAAGTTTTTATGTATGAGGTGATTTTAAAATGTCATGAGAGGGCGGTGGGGGAGGATTTTTGGGCGACTGACGATTCAGCGCTGTTGGAAAGGTACGGCTACAGCGTTGTTACCATACCTGGAGAGCCTTTTAACATAAAAATTACAACTAAGGAAGATGTAAAGTTAGCTGAATTTTTCCTTTCCTATTCTGCCAATTCACTATAG
- a CDS encoding TolC family protein — MKKFLTSTLLLFLITSTSYGLTLQEAVKTALKENNYLKAQEISVKEKEINLKISKARLLPSFSLYTDYNKTTDPPYAIMNRMEVQKLDMFNTNFNDPGKSQLFRTGINAFLPIWLGGKLRIGIDISKKDLKAEKTKLSKSKQEIIYQVVKAYYQVLTAKSYVETAKLAVRDAQKHVKDAETAYKAGLTVKSDVLRAKVYLEQAEENLVKAKSNYEIAKRALLTAMGLMPLNSINIDGELTYKKFNFNLQKLIKTALKNRPELKELSIREKQSNDVEKLAKSDFLPSIVAYGDYFMASDAEPLDKDNSSWTFGLKASVKLFDGGIRFREVEKARLMKLKIKENRERAEKGIAFEVSRAYYNFLQAEKRVELSAAAIKSAEESLRIMEKRYKNGLATITELLDTQTALNQARSNYVAALSAYRMAVADVYYTTGTIDKHYSELAE, encoded by the coding sequence ATGAAGAAGTTTCTAACGTCCACGTTATTGCTCTTTCTAATAACCTCCACCTCCTACGGTTTAACGCTTCAGGAAGCCGTCAAAACAGCCCTTAAAGAAAACAACTACCTGAAAGCTCAAGAAATCAGCGTAAAAGAAAAAGAGATTAACCTTAAAATATCAAAAGCCCGTCTTCTGCCCTCTTTCTCTTTATACACCGACTACAACAAAACTACAGACCCACCTTACGCAATTATGAATAGAATGGAAGTTCAAAAACTTGATATGTTCAACACAAACTTTAACGACCCCGGAAAATCCCAACTCTTCCGCACCGGAATAAACGCTTTCCTTCCCATATGGCTCGGCGGAAAATTAAGGATAGGAATAGATATTTCAAAGAAAGACCTAAAAGCCGAAAAAACAAAACTTTCCAAAAGTAAACAGGAAATAATCTACCAAGTAGTTAAGGCTTACTATCAGGTTCTCACCGCAAAATCCTACGTTGAAACGGCAAAGTTAGCTGTAAGAGATGCTCAAAAACACGTAAAAGACGCCGAAACCGCTTATAAAGCCGGACTTACTGTAAAATCCGATGTTTTAAGAGCTAAAGTCTACCTTGAGCAGGCAGAAGAAAATTTAGTAAAAGCAAAAAGCAACTACGAAATAGCAAAACGAGCGCTGCTAACGGCAATGGGACTGATGCCACTGAACTCTATAAATATTGACGGCGAGCTGACCTATAAAAAATTCAACTTTAACCTTCAAAAACTTATCAAAACAGCACTGAAGAACAGACCGGAATTAAAAGAGCTATCTATCAGAGAAAAGCAGAGTAACGATGTAGAAAAGTTAGCAAAAAGCGACTTCTTACCATCTATCGTTGCCTACGGTGACTACTTCATGGCTTCAGATGCAGAACCTCTTGATAAAGACAACTCAAGCTGGACGTTCGGATTAAAGGCTTCCGTTAAACTTTTTGACGGCGGCATAAGGTTTAGAGAAGTTGAAAAAGCAAGACTAATGAAGCTCAAAATAAAGGAAAACAGAGAAAGAGCTGAAAAAGGAATAGCATTTGAAGTCTCTCGTGCATACTACAACTTCCTTCAGGCAGAAAAGAGAGTAGAACTCTCCGCAGCAGCAATAAAATCGGCAGAAGAATCTTTAAGAATTATGGAAAAGAGGTACAAAAACGGCTTAGCCACCATAACAGAGCTACTTGATACACAAACAGCGCTAAATCAAGCAAGGAGTAACTACGTTGCAGCCCTTTCAGCTTACAGAATGGCTGTAGCAGACGTATACTACACGACAGGAACTATAGACAAACACTATAGTGAATTGGCAGAATAG